The genomic stretch AGACCGATTACACCTCTTCGCCTCCCGGCGCCGTCTCCCGCTTCAATGTCAGCCTGAACTTCACCGAACTGCTGGACGAGAGGGAGGCCTACCGCATCGATCCCTTCGGCGAGCAGATCACCATCACCCTCGAGAACCTGAACGAAACGCGCTTCAACGGAGCAGCAAATGCCCGCCTGACGAGTGTCACCCTCTGGAAGAGGACCGAGACCGGCGCCTCCCAGGTGCCGCCTGCCCTCCCGGACAGCCGCTCGACCCTGTATGTTGATGGTTTGGGGGCCACGACACCCACCGATATCACCCGGAACCTGACGCTTGTTCTCGATCCCGGCTTTTTCCAGGGCAAGGCGGCGGAAACGAATACGATGGAGGTGCGGTTCCTGTTCACGAACGCTCCGAACGTCAATACCACGCTTGCCCGGACCTTCGCCTACTCACCGACCGACGGCAACCTCACCGCACCCCCGCTCGAAGACGCATGGCTGGAGGTGGCGGTATGGTAGACGATTCGGCGCAGCTCTATACGATGGAGGGGATCGCGGCGGCGTTCGTGATCCTGGCGACGATCTATCTCGTGGCCGGGACGACGAGCGTCTACACCCCCGGCGACTCCCATATCACCGACATGCAGCTCGAGGTGCTCGGCAACGACGCCCTGCGGGTGATGGACACGCCGAACACCGAAGGCGCCGACAGCGACCTTGCGGCCGATATCGCCGCCTGGGACAACGCAGCGTTTTCCAGCACCTTCGGGTCGCTGCTGAACGAGCGGACCTCGGGGAGCGACGACACTCTCCAGTTCTCAGCCCAGGTCTCCTACCGCGACGATGATGATACAGGGGATGTGATGACAGCGACCCTTGTGGATAACGCAGAGCAGACCGGGTACGAGCAGGCGGTGCGGGTGACGCGGCTCGTGGATATCGCCGCACGACCCGGTGGCGCTCCGGCGACGATGGACGACCGGCAGCAGGTGGTGCTCGTGGAGGTGCTGATATGGCGAGGATGACGGACGAGGGGCAGTGGATCGTGATGATGGGCTTTCTGGTGGCGGTCGGCATTTTCTTCCTGGCCCTGGTGATCAACCAGGCCACCCTGGTGGGGCAGACAACGGCCGAGGGCGTGCTGGAATTCCCGAAGAACGACATCCGGGACTTCAGGAGCGAGGTGTTCACCCTGGCCGAGAACGGGACGGGCGGTGACGCAGACCTCAG from Methanofollis fontis encodes the following:
- a CDS encoding DUF7288 family protein; this translates as MVDDSAQLYTMEGIAAAFVILATIYLVAGTTSVYTPGDSHITDMQLEVLGNDALRVMDTPNTEGADSDLAADIAAWDNAAFSSTFGSLLNERTSGSDDTLQFSAQVSYRDDDDTGDVMTATLVDNAEQTGYEQAVRVTRLVDIAARPGGAPATMDDRQQVVLVEVLIWRG